The Metallibacterium scheffleri region GTGCGCTTCCGCGGGCGCCAACCACGGATTGTTGGGGCCGGCATCGGCGCGCTCGCGCGTGCAGATGTAGGTGAGGTGCTCGACGCGCGCCACATCGCCCGGATGCGAGCGGTGCAGGGTGCAGCGCGGATGCGTGTGCGGATTCAGCGCGTGCAGTTCGCCGCGTTCGAGCATCTGCGCGCCGAGCGCGGCGTATTCGGCCTGCGTGCCGTCGCACCAGTGGATGCGTGCGGGTTGGGTCAGAAGCGCGACTTCATCGAGCCACTGATTCAAGGCGGCGAGCGTGCTGGGCATGCGGCGGTTTCCGAGGCGGTTGCACCCGACCATAACGGCCGTGCGCGAGCATGATCACGCCGCAGTGCAGCGCGCGAATCGATGGAAACGTTTACGGCCGCAGGCCGCGTCGCGCGGGTCGTGCGGGCGCCGCAGACGGCATTGCCAGCGCGCCTGCAGCGGCGCTGCGCCGGCCGCGGCTCATGGTGCGATCAAGGTGTCGATCACGTGTTCGACGTAGGCCTCGTAGTCGTCCTGGCTCAGACGCGGCACGCCCAGGTGCACGTTCATTTGCAGGAAGCCGACGTAGGCGGCGTAAGTCAGGCGCGCGCGATGGCTCGCGGCGCTGCGCTCCATGCCGGCCTGACGGTAGGCCAGGGCCAGAAAATCCATGCGTCGCTGCGACACGCGCGCCATCAATGACTGTATGCGTGGATGATCCAGCGCACGCAGCAGCGCGGCATACACGCGATGCGGCTGCACCTCGTGCGCGATGCGGCGGAACAGCTCGCGCAGGCGTGCGCGCGGGTCGCTGACCGACTCGACCTCGGCGCTCAGCTCGCGCTCCACGTCCGATTCCCAGCGTTCGAGCGCGGAGTTCAGCAGCGCCTCGCGACTCGGGAAATGCCAGTAGAAGCTGCCCTTGGTCACGCCCAGCTCGCGCGCCAGACCCTCGACATTGAGCGCGTTGACACCCTGCTCAGCGATCAACGCCAGTGCCGCGCGTTCCCAGTCGGCGGCGCTGAGACGCGAGCGTTCGATTTTGACCATACCTGGATTGGGCATGCACGTATGGTAGGACGGCGCGCGCCCAATTACCCCGTACGCAAGCGTATTGACGTGCGCGCCACAGCCTGCGCACACTGTCGCGATGGATTCGCTCAACGCACACGCAGCGCTGCAGACGCAGCACTTCATCGCCCCCGACGGCCTCAGCCTCGCGGTGGAACGCTGCGGCGCGGCGGATGCGCCGGTCCTGCTGTTCGCGCACGGTTTCGGCCAGACCCGGCAGGCGTGGCGCGGCGCGACCCGCAAGCTGGCGGCCGCGGGCTGGCAATGCGTCAGCTTCGACGCGCGCGGCCACGGCGACAGCGGGCGCGTGGCCGATGGCCGCTACCACCTCGCGCAGTTCATCGAGGATTTGCGCGCGCTGGCAGCCGCGCAGCCGACGCCACCGGTGCTGATCGGCGCATCGATGGGCGGTCTGCTGGGCATTGTGGTGGCCGGTGATGCGCAGCGTCCGGTGCCGTTCTCGGCGCTGGCACTCATCGACATCACCCCGCGCTGGGAACCGACCGGCGTGGCGCGCATCCTCGAATTCATGCGCGCGCATCCGCAGGGTTTTGCCGATTACGAGGCCGCCGCGCAGGCGGTCGCCGCCTATCTGCCGCAGCGCGGCGCGCGCAAAAGCGAGGCGCGCCTGCATGCCTTGTTGCGCCGTGGCGACGATGGCCGCCTGCGCTGGCACTGGGATCCGGCGCTGCTGGACGTGGTCGAGCACGAGGGCCGCGCGCAACAGCAGGCGCTGCTGGATGCCACGCGCCGCATCCGCCTGCCGACGCTGCTGGTCTCCGGCGGCTTGAGCGATGTCGTCTCGGCGACTACCGTGGACGAGTTCATGCAGCTCCTGCCCGGCGCTGTTCACGTGAACGTGCCGGGTGCCACGCACATGCTGGCGGGCGACGCCAATGATGCCTTCGTCGCCGCCATCGCCGATTTCGTGCGCGCGTTGCCGCGCACACCTGCCGGGGTAGAGTCATGACCATCGTGTTGATCGTGCTGGCGCTGTTGGCGCTGTCGTTGCTGCTGGCGTTCCTGCGCGGCAGCGCCTGGTTGTGGTCGGTGTCGAGCATCGTGCTGGCGGCGGTCATGGGCTTGATCGAGGGCAGTGCGCGCGAGGCGCTCATCGCCGCCATCGTGCTGGCCGTGCTGAGCTTGCCGTTCGCCATCGTGCCGCTGCGCCGCGTGCTGTTCAGCCGATCCTTGCTGAAAGCCTTCGCGCATGCGCTGCCGCGTCTGTCGGAGACCGAGCGCACCGCGCTGGATGCCGGCAGCGTGGGCTTCGAGGCCGAGCTGTTCTCGGGCAAGCCCGACTGGCACAAGCTGCTGGCCGAGCCCAAGCCGGTGCTCAGCGCCGCGGAACAGGCCTTCATGGACGGCCCGGTGGAGCAGTTGTGCGCGATGCTCGACGATTGGCACATCACCCACGAGCTGGCCGATCTGCCGCCCGAGGTGTGGGCGTTCCTCAAGCGCGAAAAATTCTTCGGCATGATCATCCCCAGGCGCTACGGCGGCCTGGAGTTCTCGGCGCTGGCGCATTCGGCGGTGCTGCAGAAGGTCTCCAGCATCTGCCCCACGGCCTCATCGACCATCGCCGTGCCCAACTCGCTGGGCCCGGCCGAGCTGTTGCTGCACTACGGCAGCGAGCAGCAGAAGGACTATTACCTGCCGCGCCTCGCCGATGGCCGCGAGGTGCCGTGCTTCGCGCTCACCGGGCCGTATGCGGGCTCGGATGCCACGTCGATTCCTGACTACGGCATCGTCTGCAGGGGCTTGTGGAAGGGCGAGGAAGTGCCCGGCGTGCGGCTCACCTTCGACAAGCGCTACATCACCCTGGCACCAGTCGCCACGATCATCGGCCTGGCGTTTCGCCTGTATGACCCCGAACACCTGATCGGCGACAGCGAGGATCGCGGCATCACCCTCGCGCTGATCCCGCGCGAGACGCCGGGGCTGGATATCGGGCGCCGGCACATGCCGTTGAACATCCCGTTCCAGAACGGCCCGGTGCGCGGCAAGGACGTGTTCGTACCGCTGACGCAACTGATCGGCGGGCCGGATATGGCCGGCCACGGCTGGCGCATGCTGGTCGAGAACCTGTCGGTCGGGCGCGCGATTTCGCTGCCATCCAATGCCGCCGGTTTCGCGCGCCTGGCGGTCGCCGCTAGCGGCGCCTACGCGCGCCTGCGCAAGCAGTTCGGGCTGTCCATCGCGCGTTTCGAGGGTGTCGAGGAAGCGCTGGCGCGCATCGGCGGCATGAGCTATCTGGTCACCGCGCTGTCGCGTTCCACCGCGGCGGCGGTCGATCGTGGCGAGAAGCCGGCGGTCACCTCGGCCATCGCCAAGTACCACGCCACCGAGATCGGCCGCGAGGTGGTGCGCGACGCCATGGATGTGCACGGCGGCAAGGGCATCATCCTCGGCCCGGGCAATTATCTGGGGCGCAACTGGCAGGGCGCGCCGATCAGCATCACCGTCGAGGGCGCCAACATCATGACGCGCTCGCTGATGATCTTCGGCCAAGGGGCCATTCGCTGCCATCCCTGGGTGCTCAAGGAAATGGCCGCCGTGGCCGAGCCCGACCGGCGCAAGGCGCTGCGCGATTTCGACGCGGCGCTGTTCGGCCACGTCGGCTTCGGCCTGTCCAACGCGGTGCGCAGTTTCGTTCTGGCGATGAGTCTGGGGCGGCTCAGCAATGCGCCGGGTGACGCGCACATCCAGCGCTATTACCGCAAGCTCAACCGCTACTCGGCCGCGCTGGCGCTGTGCGCGGACGTGGCCATGGGCACGCTGGGCGGGCGCCTGAAATTCAAGGAGAAACTCTCCGCGCGCCTCGGCGATGTGCTCAGTTATCTGTACATCGGCAGCGCCCTGCTCAAGCGCTACGAGGACAACGGTCGCCCCGAGGCCGAGCGTCCGCTGCTGGCATTCGCGTTCCACGAAAGCATCTGGCGCCTGCAGAACGCGCTGGACGGCGTGATCCGCAACTTCCCCATCCGCCCGGTGGCGTGGCTGCTGCGTGTGCTGGTGTTTCCGCTGGGCCGGCGCGAGGTGCCGCCGTCCGACCGGCTGGGGCGGCGCGTGGCCGCCGCCATCACCGCGCCCGGCGCGGCGCGCGCGATGATGCTGGAGTGGTGTTATCTCACGCCGAGCGCCAACCACCCGGTCGGGCGCCTGCATGCGCTGCTGGCGGACGTGGTCGCCGCCGAGCCGGTCGAACGCAAGCTGCAAAAGGCGCTGAAGGCCGGCCTGGTCAAGGCGCACGAGTACGCCGCGCAGGTGGACGCGGCGGTGCGCGCCGGTGCCATCACGGCCAGCGAAGGCGCCCTGCTCAAGCACGTGCGCGAGGCCGGCGCCGAATTCATCAACGTCGATGACTTCGATCCGGCCGATTTGCGCGCGGGCGCTGCTGCACGCGCCACGCCTGCCAGCGCGGACGCGACGCGCGTGGCCTGAAGGGATCCGGGACGGGCACGTTGTGGTTTCATATCAACGTGTATTCGCCAAGATCAGATTCTTCGAGCGAACGGCCGGTCGTTTGGGCTCGTCTCCCCGCGCAAGTCGGCTCGTCATCCCCGCGCAGGCGGGGATCCATCGCTTGCTGAAGTCACTGGATCCCCGCCTGCGCGGGGATGACGATGAGGCGGCGGGGATGACGATGAGGCGGCGGGGAACGAAAGACAAGGCCATTCCCACTGGATTCCCGCCCCGCCTTCATGGGGGCAGGCCTTGCGCGGGGATGCAGCCTGATCATTCTCGATGGTTGATTGCCATTTCGTATCAGTCCGCATCGGCGCAGACCGCGCGCAGCACCCGGGCAGACTCGATGCGTGGCGTGCTCAGCCCGCCAGCGCAGTCGCATGCTCGCGCGTGGCCGCGAACGTCACGCCGGGCGCGCGTTCCTGGGCGAGCTGCAAGTTCACGCGCGAGGGGGCCAGATAGACCAGTTCGCCGGCTGCATCCACGGCCAGGTTCATGGCGTATTTCTCGCGGAATTCCTCGAGTGTTTTCGCATCGCTGCAGCGTACCCAGCGTGCCGTGACGACGCCCACCGCCTCGAAGCCGGCATCCACGCCGTATTCGTCCCGGAGGCGATACGCGACGACCTCGAACTGCAGTGCGCCGACCGCGCCGAGGATCAGATCATTCGACAGCAGCGGGCGGAAGAACTGCGTGGCGCCTTCCTCGGACAGTTGCGCCAGCCCTTTGTGCAATTGCTTGAGCTTGAGCGGATCGCGCAGCCGCGCACGCCGGAACAGCTCCGGCGCGAAGTTGGGAATGCCGGTATAGGTGAGTTTCTCGCCGGCGCTGAAGGTGTCGCCGATGGCGATGGTGCCGTGGTTGTGCAGTCCGATCACATCGCCCGGCCAGGCGCTTTCGGCGATCTCGCGGTCCGCGGCCATGAAGGTCAGCGCGTTGGCCAGCTTCACCTCTTTTCCGGTGCGCACCTGCAGCGCCTTCATGCCCGCCGCGTAGTGGCCCGAGCACACGCGCAGAAACGCCACGCGGTCGCGGTGCTGCGGGTCCATGTTGGCCTGGATCTTGAACACGAAGCCGCTGAAATTTTCCTCGACGGGATCGACCGGACGGGTGATGGTGGCGCGTGGTCGCGGCGCAGGCGCGTGTTCGACGAAGAAATCCAGCAGCAACTGCACGCCGAAGTTGTTCACCGCCGAGCCGAAGAACACCGGCGCCTGCTGCCCGGCCAGGTAGGCCGCGCGGTCGAACGGATGCGAGGCGCCCTGCACCAGTTCCAGCTCGTCGCGCAGTTCGCGCAGCGCCTGCGCGCCGATGCGCGCCAGCAGCTCGGGGGCGTCGAGGCCCTTGAAGATCGTGGAATCCTGGCGCGTGAAGTTGCGCCCCGGCTCGTACAGGTGCACCTCGTCGTCGAGCAGGTGATAGACGCCCTTGAGGCTGGAGCCCATGCCGATGGGCCAGGTGATCGGCGCGCACTGGATCTGCAGCACCGACTCGATCTCGTCGAGCAGGTCGATCGGCGCGCGGCCCTCGCGGTCGAGCTTGTTGACGAAGCTCATGATCGGTGTGTCGCGCAGCCGGCACACGTCCATCAGCTTGATGGTGCGCTCCTCCACGCCCTTGGCGCAGTCGATCACCATCAGTGCCGAGTCCACCGCGGTGAGCACGCGGTAGGTGTCCTCGGAGAAATCCGCGTGGCCGGGCGTGTCCAGCAGATTGACGATGCGCCCGGCGTAGGGAAACTGCATCACCGAGCTGGTCACCGAGATGCCGCGTTCTTTCTCCAGCGCCATCCAGTCGGAGGTGGCATGTCGCGCGGCCTTGCGCCCCTTGACCGAGCCGGCCATCTGGATGGCGCCGCCGAACAGCAGCAGTTTTTCGGTCAGCGTGGTCTTGCCCGCATCCGGGTGCGAGATGATGGCGAAGGTGCGTCGGCGGCGGGTTTCGTCGAGGTGCGCGGACATGGTGACCCACGGATGGCAGCAAGCCGGCCATTGTAGCGGTGCCGGTGCGTGACGCCGCGCTTGCGCCGCACGCGCCGGCCCCCGCGCTACCATCGCCCATGGCCGCAGGCCGTGCCGGCGTGTTCGTGCCGGGATCCGAACTCAACGCGACGGGGTTGCACATGGGCAGTGATTTTCCGCAGGATTTCGACACGCTCGCGGTGCGCGCCGGACAGGTGCGCGGCAGCGAGGGCGAGCACGCCGAGGCGATCTATGCGACCTCCAGCTTCGCCTACGGCAGCGCGGCCGAGGCCGCGGCACGGTTTTCCGGCGCCACGCCGGGCAACGTCTATTCGCGTTTCACCAATCCCACCGTGCGCACGTTCCAGGATCGCCTGGCCGCGCTGGAAGGCGGCGCGGCCTGCGTGGCCACCGCGTCCGGCATGGCCGCCATCCTGGCCACCTGCATGGGTCTGCTGCAGCAGGGCGACCACGTGGTGTGCTCGCGCAGCGTGTTCGGCTCGACGATCAATCTGTTCGAGCGTTACCTCAAGCGCTTCGGCGTGCAGGTGGATTTCGTCGCGCAGACCGAGCTGTCGGCCTGGTCCGCCGCGATCCGTCCGAACACGCGGCTGCTGTTCGCGGAAACGCCCTCGAATCCCCTGCTCGAGCTGGTCGATATCGCCGCGCTGGCCGAGCTGGCGCATGCGCACGGCGCGTTGCTGGCGATCGACAATTGCCTGTGCACGCCGGCGCTGCAGCGACCGCTGGCGCTGGGCGCCGATCTGGTGATCCATTCCGCCACCAAGTACCTCGATGGCCAGGGCCGCTGCCTCGGCGGAGCCGTGGTCGGCGATGCCGAGCGCGTGGGCAAGGACATCTTCGGATTCCTGCGCAGCGCCGGGCCCAGCATGAGTCCGTTCAATGCCTGGGTATTTCTCAAGGGCCTGGAAACGCTGCGTCTGCGCATGCGCGCACACTGCGAGAATGCGCAGCGCCTGGCGCTCTGGCTGCAGGGGCAAGCGCAGGTCGAACGGGTGTATTACCCAGGACTCGCCACGCACCTACAGCACGCGCTGGCGCAGCGGCAACAGGAAGGTTTTGGCGGCATCGTGGCGTTCGAGGTGCGCGGCGGTCAGCAGGCCGCGTGGCGCGTGGTGGATGCCACGCGCATGATCTCGATCACCGGCAATCTCGGCGACAGCAAGAGCACGATCACGCACCCGGCGACGACCACGCACGGCCGCATGAGCACCGCGCAGCGCGCCGAGGCTGGCATCAGCGACGGCCTGCTGCGCGTCTCGGTAGGCCTGGAATCCGTCACCGACATCATCGACGACCTCGCGCGCGGCCTCGGCTGATCGCGCTTCGACGAGGCCGGAGTCTGCGCTTCTCAACAGCGAAGCTGGTCATCCAGGAGGCGGGACAGCGAAAGGCGCTGGATGGCGGTGAGGCGGCGGCAGGGCACGCAGGGTCACCACGAGCACGTCGCGCCAGGCCGGCAGCGCGGGGTCAATGGGCTGCACCGCGGTCACGCCGTGCAGCACGCGCGTGTCGTCCACCAGCGCCGCGTCCAGCGGCGCGGACAAGGTGAACTCGCCCAGCTGCCTGCCATCCGGCGCGTGGATCGTGGTGCTGCCGTGGCGCACGTTGCGGCGTTCGATCAGCAGCACCAGCACCCAGTCCACGCCATCGCGATGACTGCCCTCCGGGGTGGGCTCGCCGGCGGCATCCGCGCGTGCCTCGATGCGGAACTGGTGCACCTCCACGTGCCATCGGCGCACTGCGGGCGACAACGGCGCGAACAGAGCGTGCGCGCTGCGCAGGATGCACAGCAGGCTGGCGCTGGCGGTGATCGCGGGCAGGATCGGCGCGAACCAGCGTTCGATGCCGCCCTGCAACGCGTTGTAGTGGACGCTTTGGTAGTGCGGCTGCGCTACTTCGAGGCGGATCGCGGCGGCATCGAGCGTGAACACCGCGTAGCGTCGTCGCCGCTGGCGTCCCAGCGCGGCAAGGTAGGTGTCCGGTTCGAGCTGGTTCCAGCTCGCGGCGAAGGCGGGCCAGTCGCGCAGGCTGCCATGGGATTCGAGCCACGCGCGCATGCGGGTGGCGGGAATGCGCGCGAAACCGGCGCGGGACAGATCGGTGGGCATGGGGTGGCGCGATGGGTGATGCGCAAACGCGGCAGGCGCGGCGCGGGCGCGCAGCATAGCGCCGCACCGCGCGGTGGTCACGGCGTGCACGCCGCACGATGTCAATGGACGTACAGACGTCTAAACGTCTATTGACATGTTACTGATGCGCGCCTAGAGTGCGCGCACCTCATCCAGATCGGCGTAGGGACAGGCCCAGTGACGCCGAGGCAGCCAGCGCGATGCGCAAGGTGCCAATTCCTGCGGAGCGCGCATGGTGCGCGATCCGGAAGATGGGCGGGCGCGGATGGTCTGCGCTGCGCGCTTCCGGAGTCCGCGGGACTGGATCACCGGAGCCACCGATGAGCCTGCTCGATCTGCAACCCGCCCGGCACGCGCTGGCGCAATCCACGACTTCGGCATCCGCGCCGCACGACAGCGACCTGCATGAAGGCGAAGCGCGGCTGTGGTTGCGGCCCGCGCACGGCCACGAGGCGCGCGCGCTGCGCGTGGCATGGCGCCTGCACGGGCCGGCCGCAGCGCCGGTCATCGCGGTGCTGGGCGGCATCTCGGCGGACCGGCAGGTGGCCGACGCCGCCGGGCAGCCCGGCTGGTGGCAGACGCAGACCGCGCGCGACGGCGCGCTGGATGTCGCGCGCTGGCGCGTGCTCAGTTTCGACTGGCTGGATGCGGAAAGCCTGGCGGCTGACGCCGTCGACAGCCGTGACCAGGCGCAGGCCCTGGCCGGCGTGCTCGATGCGCTGGGCATCGCGCGCCTGCATGCGCTGGTGGGAGCGTCCTACGGCGCGATGGTCGGGCTGGCTTTCGCCGCGCAGTTTCCGGCGCGGCTGCGGCGCTTGATCGCCATCGCCGGTGCGCACCGCGCGCACCCGCAGGCCGCGGCGCTGCGCGCGGTGCAGCGCGGCATCGTGCGCCTCGCGCTGGACAGCGGCGACGCCGCGCGCGGCCTGGCGTTGGCGCGGCAACTGGCGATGATCGGCTACCGCAGCCCGCGTGAACTGGCGCGGCGCTTCGATGCGCCGGCCGTGCTCGCCGCGGGCCGCGTGCGCGTGGCCGCGGAGGACTGGCTGGAAGGTGCCGGCGCGCGTTTCGTGCAGCGCTTCGACGCGCGGCGGTTCCTGGCGTTGTCCGAATCCATCGATCTGCACGCGCTCGATCCTGCCGCGGTGCGCGTGCCGACCACGCTGATCGGCTTCAGCACCGACCAACTGGTGCCGGTGGCCGACTTGTGCGCGCTGCAGCGCGGCCTCGGCGCGCCGTGCGAGCTGCACGTGCTGGACTCCGATTACGGCCACGACGCGTTCCTCAAGGAAACCGCGGCGCTGGGCGCGCTGCTGCGCGCCGCGCTGGTGCAGGCAGCCGGCCATGCGTGAGCGTGCATGGGTCGGGCACGCCGCCGCGCGCAAGGTGCCGGCGTGAATGCGCTGCTGGCCGGGCAGGCGTCGCTGCCGCGCGCGTTGCGGCGGCGCCACGCCGTGGTGCTGCTCGGCACCGGCATGGTCGGCGGCGCATTCCTCAGGTTGCTGGACACGCCGGCGGGCGCGGCGCTGGGCCTGGTCGGCGCGGCCAACTCGCGCCATCAGCAGACCGATCCCGCGGGCCTGGCCGAGCGCAGCCTGCGTGAGCGGCTGGCTGTCGCCGGCGCCGCGCGCGACGACGCGGCCCTGCTGGCCGCGCTGGATGCCGACGCGGCAGTGCACAAGGTGATCATCGATGCCAGCGCCAGCGCGGTGCTGGCCGCGCGCCACCCGGCGTGGCTGGCGCGCGGCTACCACGTGGTCACCGCCAACAAGGCGCTGGCCGGCGGCGATCTGCAAGGTTGGCACGCGCTACAGGCGGCGTGCGCGGGCCACGCGCGCTATGGCGATGCGGCCACGGTCGGCGCCGGTCTGCCGGTGCTGTCCACGCTGCGCCGGCTGCACGCTTGCGGCGATGCGCTGCTGTCCCTCGAAGGCGTGTTGTCCGGATCGCTGTCGTGGCTGTTCAACCGCTACGACGGCACGCGGCCGTTCTCGGCGCTGCTGCGCGAGGCGCGCGCGCGCGGCTACACCGAGCCCGATGCGCGTGCCGACCTGTCCGGCGAGGATGTCGCGCGCAAGCTGTTGATCCTGGCGCGCACGGCTGGCTTCGCGCTGACCCGCGCCGCCGTGCAGGTGGAGAACCTGGTGCCCGAGGTGCTGCGCGCGCTCGACACCGGGCAGTTCGCGGCCAACCTCGAAGCGCTGGACGCGCCGCTGGCCGCGCGCCATGCCGCGGCCACGGCACGCGGCGCGGTGCTGCG contains the following coding sequences:
- a CDS encoding TetR/AcrR family transcriptional regulator, with translation MVKIERSRLSAADWERAALALIAEQGVNALNVEGLARELGVTKGSFYWHFPSREALLNSALERWESDVERELSAEVESVSDPRARLRELFRRIAHEVQPHRVYAALLRALDHPRIQSLMARVSQRRMDFLALAYRQAGMERSAASHRARLTYAAYVGFLQMNVHLGVPRLSQDDYEAYVEHVIDTLIAP
- a CDS encoding alpha/beta fold hydrolase, whose translation is MDSLNAHAALQTQHFIAPDGLSLAVERCGAADAPVLLFAHGFGQTRQAWRGATRKLAAAGWQCVSFDARGHGDSGRVADGRYHLAQFIEDLRALAAAQPTPPVLIGASMGGLLGIVVAGDAQRPVPFSALALIDITPRWEPTGVARILEFMRAHPQGFADYEAAAQAVAAYLPQRGARKSEARLHALLRRGDDGRLRWHWDPALLDVVEHEGRAQQQALLDATRRIRLPTLLVSGGLSDVVSATTVDEFMQLLPGAVHVNVPGATHMLAGDANDAFVAAIADFVRALPRTPAGVES
- a CDS encoding acyl-CoA dehydrogenase, whose product is MTIVLIVLALLALSLLLAFLRGSAWLWSVSSIVLAAVMGLIEGSAREALIAAIVLAVLSLPFAIVPLRRVLFSRSLLKAFAHALPRLSETERTALDAGSVGFEAELFSGKPDWHKLLAEPKPVLSAAEQAFMDGPVEQLCAMLDDWHITHELADLPPEVWAFLKREKFFGMIIPRRYGGLEFSALAHSAVLQKVSSICPTASSTIAVPNSLGPAELLLHYGSEQQKDYYLPRLADGREVPCFALTGPYAGSDATSIPDYGIVCRGLWKGEEVPGVRLTFDKRYITLAPVATIIGLAFRLYDPEHLIGDSEDRGITLALIPRETPGLDIGRRHMPLNIPFQNGPVRGKDVFVPLTQLIGGPDMAGHGWRMLVENLSVGRAISLPSNAAGFARLAVAASGAYARLRKQFGLSIARFEGVEEALARIGGMSYLVTALSRSTAAAVDRGEKPAVTSAIAKYHATEIGREVVRDAMDVHGGKGIILGPGNYLGRNWQGAPISITVEGANIMTRSLMIFGQGAIRCHPWVLKEMAAVAEPDRRKALRDFDAALFGHVGFGLSNAVRSFVLAMSLGRLSNAPGDAHIQRYYRKLNRYSAALALCADVAMGTLGGRLKFKEKLSARLGDVLSYLYIGSALLKRYEDNGRPEAERPLLAFAFHESIWRLQNALDGVIRNFPIRPVAWLLRVLVFPLGRREVPPSDRLGRRVAAAITAPGAARAMMLEWCYLTPSANHPVGRLHALLADVVAAEPVERKLQKALKAGLVKAHEYAAQVDAAVRAGAITASEGALLKHVREAGAEFINVDDFDPADLRAGAAARATPASADATRVA
- a CDS encoding peptide chain release factor 3; this encodes MSAHLDETRRRRTFAIISHPDAGKTTLTEKLLLFGGAIQMAGSVKGRKAARHATSDWMALEKERGISVTSSVMQFPYAGRIVNLLDTPGHADFSEDTYRVLTAVDSALMVIDCAKGVEERTIKLMDVCRLRDTPIMSFVNKLDREGRAPIDLLDEIESVLQIQCAPITWPIGMGSSLKGVYHLLDDEVHLYEPGRNFTRQDSTIFKGLDAPELLARIGAQALRELRDELELVQGASHPFDRAAYLAGQQAPVFFGSAVNNFGVQLLLDFFVEHAPAPRPRATITRPVDPVEENFSGFVFKIQANMDPQHRDRVAFLRVCSGHYAAGMKALQVRTGKEVKLANALTFMAADREIAESAWPGDVIGLHNHGTIAIGDTFSAGEKLTYTGIPNFAPELFRRARLRDPLKLKQLHKGLAQLSEEGATQFFRPLLSNDLILGAVGALQFEVVAYRLRDEYGVDAGFEAVGVVTARWVRCSDAKTLEEFREKYAMNLAVDAAGELVYLAPSRVNLQLAQERAPGVTFAATREHATALAG
- a CDS encoding O-succinylhomoserine sulfhydrylase; translation: MAAGRAGVFVPGSELNATGLHMGSDFPQDFDTLAVRAGQVRGSEGEHAEAIYATSSFAYGSAAEAAARFSGATPGNVYSRFTNPTVRTFQDRLAALEGGAACVATASGMAAILATCMGLLQQGDHVVCSRSVFGSTINLFERYLKRFGVQVDFVAQTELSAWSAAIRPNTRLLFAETPSNPLLELVDIAALAELAHAHGALLAIDNCLCTPALQRPLALGADLVIHSATKYLDGQGRCLGGAVVGDAERVGKDIFGFLRSAGPSMSPFNAWVFLKGLETLRLRMRAHCENAQRLALWLQGQAQVERVYYPGLATHLQHALAQRQQEGFGGIVAFEVRGGQQAAWRVVDATRMISITGNLGDSKSTITHPATTTHGRMSTAQRAEAGISDGLLRVSVGLESVTDIIDDLARGLG
- a CDS encoding 2OG-Fe dioxygenase family protein; amino-acid sequence: MPTDLSRAGFARIPATRMRAWLESHGSLRDWPAFAASWNQLEPDTYLAALGRQRRRRYAVFTLDAAAIRLEVAQPHYQSVHYNALQGGIERWFAPILPAITASASLLCILRSAHALFAPLSPAVRRWHVEVHQFRIEARADAAGEPTPEGSHRDGVDWVLVLLIERRNVRHGSTTIHAPDGRQLGEFTLSAPLDAALVDDTRVLHGVTAVQPIDPALPAWRDVLVVTLRALPPPHRHPAPFAVPPPG
- the metX gene encoding homoserine O-succinyltransferase MetX, with protein sequence MSLLDLQPARHALAQSTTSASAPHDSDLHEGEARLWLRPAHGHEARALRVAWRLHGPAAAPVIAVLGGISADRQVADAAGQPGWWQTQTARDGALDVARWRVLSFDWLDAESLAADAVDSRDQAQALAGVLDALGIARLHALVGASYGAMVGLAFAAQFPARLRRLIAIAGAHRAHPQAAALRAVQRGIVRLALDSGDAARGLALARQLAMIGYRSPRELARRFDAPAVLAAGRVRVAAEDWLEGAGARFVQRFDARRFLALSESIDLHALDPAAVRVPTTLIGFSTDQLVPVADLCALQRGLGAPCELHVLDSDYGHDAFLKETAALGALLRAALVQAAGHA
- a CDS encoding homoserine dehydrogenase, which translates into the protein MNALLAGQASLPRALRRRHAVVLLGTGMVGGAFLRLLDTPAGAALGLVGAANSRHQQTDPAGLAERSLRERLAVAGAARDDAALLAALDADAAVHKVIIDASASAVLAARHPAWLARGYHVVTANKALAGGDLQGWHALQAACAGHARYGDAATVGAGLPVLSTLRRLHACGDALLSLEGVLSGSLSWLFNRYDGTRPFSALLREARARGYTEPDARADLSGEDVARKLLILARTAGFALTRAAVQVENLVPEVLRALDTGQFAANLEALDAPLAARHAAATARGAVLRHLARIDRHGRAQVGLVEVAATHPAAHLRGTDNLFALKTTRYRAQPLVIQGPGAGPEITAQALLGDVLALV